The proteins below are encoded in one region of Ursus arctos isolate Adak ecotype North America unplaced genomic scaffold, UrsArc2.0 scaffold_24, whole genome shotgun sequence:
- the LOC113268943 gene encoding C-C motif chemokine 15-like isoform X3, with protein sequence MKIFTAALPFLILATALGSQVEVVHEPMVVKIQHEPFIHMEGFHRPSDCCPDLKQRKIRCANMKDFFVTSSACSRPAVIFLTKKERRVCADPFDLEVQNCMRSLKMNHVDVRKRRLA encoded by the exons ATGAAGATCTTCACGgctgccctccccttcctcattCTTGCTACTGCCCTTGGATCCCAGGTCGAGGTCGTTCATG AACCCATGGTGGTGAAAATTCAGCATGAACCATTCATACATATGGAAG GCTTTCACCGTCCCTCTGACTGCTGCCCCGACTTAAAACAACGAAAAATTCGATGTGCAAACATGAAAGATTTTTTTGTAACCAGCAGTGCATGCTCCCGGCCAGCTGTCAT CTTCCTCACCAAAAAGGAGCGGCGTGTCTGTGCTGACCCTTTTGATTTGGAAGTTCAGAATTGCATGAGGTCCCTAAAGATGAATCACGTGGATGTGAGAAAGAGGAGGCTTGCTTGA
- the LOC113268943 gene encoding C-C motif chemokine 15-like isoform X2: protein MKIFTAALPFLILATALGSQVEVVHEPMVVKIQHEPFIHMEAGFHRPSDCCPDLKQRKIRCANMKDFFVTSSACSRPAVIFLTKKERRVCADPFDLEVQNCMRSLKMNHVDVRKRRLA, encoded by the exons ATGAAGATCTTCACGgctgccctccccttcctcattCTTGCTACTGCCCTTGGATCCCAGGTCGAGGTCGTTCATG AACCCATGGTGGTGAAAATTCAGCATGAACCATTCATACATATGGAAG CAGGCTTTCACCGTCCCTCTGACTGCTGCCCCGACTTAAAACAACGAAAAATTCGATGTGCAAACATGAAAGATTTTTTTGTAACCAGCAGTGCATGCTCCCGGCCAGCTGTCAT CTTCCTCACCAAAAAGGAGCGGCGTGTCTGTGCTGACCCTTTTGATTTGGAAGTTCAGAATTGCATGAGGTCCCTAAAGATGAATCACGTGGATGTGAGAAAGAGGAGGCTTGCTTGA
- the LOC113268943 gene encoding C-C motif chemokine 15-like isoform X1 — protein sequence MKIFTAALPFLILATALGSQVEVVHEPMVVKIQHEPFIHMEGKAGFHRPSDCCPDLKQRKIRCANMKDFFVTSSACSRPAVIFLTKKERRVCADPFDLEVQNCMRSLKMNHVDVRKRRLA from the exons ATGAAGATCTTCACGgctgccctccccttcctcattCTTGCTACTGCCCTTGGATCCCAGGTCGAGGTCGTTCATG AACCCATGGTGGTGAAAATTCAGCATGAACCATTCATACATATGGAAGGTAAAG CAGGCTTTCACCGTCCCTCTGACTGCTGCCCCGACTTAAAACAACGAAAAATTCGATGTGCAAACATGAAAGATTTTTTTGTAACCAGCAGTGCATGCTCCCGGCCAGCTGTCAT CTTCCTCACCAAAAAGGAGCGGCGTGTCTGTGCTGACCCTTTTGATTTGGAAGTTCAGAATTGCATGAGGTCCCTAAAGATGAATCACGTGGATGTGAGAAAGAGGAGGCTTGCTTGA